The following coding sequences lie in one Apium graveolens cultivar Ventura chromosome 3, ASM990537v1, whole genome shotgun sequence genomic window:
- the LOC141711043 gene encoding U-box domain-containing protein 35-like isoform X2, with protein MSSMHRGGVGNNNNIDMVAVAIDKDRGSQHALKWAVDNLLGKGKNVTLLHVKQKPPSTSGPNLDAVKSPADKEFFLPFRCFCTRKDIKVSEMLVEDTDVAKGICEFLSANLIQNLVLGSPSRGLVSSKFKAPDVASSVSRGAPEFCNVYIISKGKISSLRSATSSPATDQRFPFPPRHSSEDLEIKSPFTRGNISNKSYGDLPDCDISFVSSGRSSTDRMSDDFGSRLSCGSDTENRLSFGSAFNSSEGHNSSSLTFNSQESSSSSHNMDDVEAEMRRLKLELKQTMDMYSSACKEALSAKQKAMELHRWKMEEEARLEEARLAEEAALAIAEQEKAKCKAAIEAAEAAQRIAKMEAQKRISAEMKALKEAEEKKKYMSTLAHNDTRYRKYSIEEIESATEFFNQSRKIGEGGYGPVYKCYLDHTPVAVKVLRPDAAQGRSQFQQEVEVLSCIRHPNMVLLLGACPEYGCLVYEYMANGSLEDRLFRQGNTPVLSWQQRFRIAAEIGTGLLFLHQSKPEPLVHRDLKPGNILLDRNYVSKISDVGLARLVPPSVADTVTQYRMTSTAGTFCYIDPEYQQTGMLGIKSDIYSLGIMLLQIITARPPMGLTHHIERALERGTIGEILDPEVTDWPIEEAERFARMSLRCAELRRKDRPDLGNDVLPELERLRQFAEESLPNHDMIYNMGMGGGRSSSNSSISNSSTSNPTQDRISTE; from the exons ATGAGTTCCATGCACAGGGGTGGTGTAGGGAATAACAATAACATTGATATGGTAGCAGTGGCAATAGACAAGGACAGAGGGAGCCAACATGCGTTAAAATGGGCTGTTGATAATCTTCTTGGAAAAGGCAAAAATGTTACCCTCCTCCATGTCAAACAAAAGCCTCCCTCCACCTCAG GACCAAACCTTGATGCTGTAAAGAGTCCGGCTGACAAGGAGTTTTTTCTTCCATTCCGCTGCTTTTGCACACGTAAAGAT ATTAAAGTTAGTGAAATGCTTGTTGAGGATACGGATGTAGCAAAAGGCATTTGTGAATTTCTTAGTGCTAACTTAATTCAGAATCTGGTACTTGGTTCCCCGTCTAGGGGCCTCGTTAG TAGCAAATTCAAGGCCCCGGATGTTGCCAGCAGTGTTTCCAGAGGGGCTCCAGAGTTCTGCAATGTTTACATCATCTCCAAAGGCAAAATTTCATCTCTGCGTTCTGCCACCTCTTCACCAG CAACTGATCAAAGGTTTCCGTTCCCTCCTCGTCATTCCTCCGAAGATCTCGAGATCAA GTCTCCTTTCACAAGAGGAAATATTTCAAATAAATCATATGGAGACCTCCCGGATTGTGATATATCATTCGTAAGCTCCGGAAGGTCAAGCACGGATCGCATGTCTGATGACTTTGGCTCTCGTCTCTCATGTGGCTCAGATACGGAAAACAGATTAAGCTTCGGCTCTGCATTTAACTCAAGTGAAGGACATAACTCTTCCAGCCTCACCTTCAACTCGCAAGAGTCTAGCTCATCTTCACATAACATG GATGACGTGGAAGCTGAAATGAGAAGGCTCAAGTTAGAGCTCAAGCAAACAATGGACATGTACAGCAGTGCCTGCAAAGAAGCACTCTCAGCAAAACAAAAG GCAATGGAACTTCATCGTTGGAAGATGGAGGAAGAGGCACGACTGGAAGAAGCAAGATTAGCTGAGGAAGCAGCATTAGCTATTGCAGAGCAAGAGAAAGCAAAGTGCAAGGCAGCTATTGAAGCCGCTGAAGCAGCTCAAAGGATCGCAAAAATGGAAGCACAGAAAAGAATCAGCGCAGAAATGAAGGCACTGAAAGAAGCTGAGGAGAAAAAGAAGTATATGAGCACGCTTGCACATAATGATACTAGGTACCGCAAATACTCGATAGAAGAAATTGAATCAGCAACTGAATTCTTTAATCAGTCCCGAAAAATTGGTGAAGGAGGTTATGGTCCAGTGTACAAGTGTTACCTAGATCACACGCCAGTTGCAGTAAAAGTTCTTCGTCCAGATGCAGCTCAAGGAAGATCGCAATTTCAGCAAGAG GTGGAAGTTCTTAGCTGCATACGACATCCCAACATGGTACTACTCCTTGGAGCCTGTCCAGAGTATGGTTGCCTAGTGTACGAGTACATGGCAAATGGGAGCTTGGAAGATCGTCTCTTTAGACAGGGAAACACTCCGGTGCTTTCCTGGCAACAAAGATTCAGGATAGCTGCAGAGATTGGTACAGGCCTCCTCTTCCTGCATCAGAGCAAACCAGAACCATTAGTGCACCGAGATCTCAAACCAGGGAACATACTTTTGGACCGCAACTATGTGAGCAAAATTAGTGATGTCGGCTTAGCAAGGCTAGTTCCACCATCAGTAGCGGACACAGTAACACAGTACAGGATGACATCTACAGCAGGAACATTCTGCTACATAGACCCTGAGTATCAGCAAACAGGTATGCTGGGTATAAAGTCAGATATATACTCGTTAGGAATAATGCTGCTTCAGATCATCACTGCAAGACCACCTATGGGTTTGACACATCATATTGAGAGGGCGCTGGAAAGGGGAACTATAGGTGAGATACTTGATCCTGAGGTGACTGACTGGCCGATTGAAGAGGCAGAGAGGTTCGCAAGGATGTCTCTGAGGTGTGCAGAACTAAGGCGGAAGGACAGACCAGATCTGGGTAATGATGTGTTGCCTGAGCTGGAGAGGTTAAGACAATTTGCAGAGGAATCCTTGCCAAATCATGACATGATATATAATATGGGCATGGGGGGTGGTCGCAGCAGCAGCAACAGTAGCATTAGCAACAGTTCAACGAGTAATCCCACCCAAGATCGTATCAGTACCGAGTAA
- the LOC141711043 gene encoding U-box domain-containing protein 52-like isoform X1, with the protein MSSMHRGGVGNNNNIDMVAVAIDKDRGSQHALKWAVDNLLGKGKNVTLLHVKQKPPSTSGPNLDAVKSPADKEFFLPFRCFCTRKDIKVSEMLVEDTDVAKGICEFLSANLIQNLVLGSPSRGLVSSKFKAPDVASSVSRGAPEFCNVYIISKGKISSLRSATSSPGPNSRMHMQHSQSNNNNPSFNHLDGRFMPSSAKATDQRFPFPPRHSSEDLEIKSPFTRGNISNKSYGDLPDCDISFVSSGRSSTDRMSDDFGSRLSCGSDTENRLSFGSAFNSSEGHNSSSLTFNSQESSSSSHNMDDVEAEMRRLKLELKQTMDMYSSACKEALSAKQKAMELHRWKMEEEARLEEARLAEEAALAIAEQEKAKCKAAIEAAEAAQRIAKMEAQKRISAEMKALKEAEEKKKYMSTLAHNDTRYRKYSIEEIESATEFFNQSRKIGEGGYGPVYKCYLDHTPVAVKVLRPDAAQGRSQFQQEVEVLSCIRHPNMVLLLGACPEYGCLVYEYMANGSLEDRLFRQGNTPVLSWQQRFRIAAEIGTGLLFLHQSKPEPLVHRDLKPGNILLDRNYVSKISDVGLARLVPPSVADTVTQYRMTSTAGTFCYIDPEYQQTGMLGIKSDIYSLGIMLLQIITARPPMGLTHHIERALERGTIGEILDPEVTDWPIEEAERFARMSLRCAELRRKDRPDLGNDVLPELERLRQFAEESLPNHDMIYNMGMGGGRSSSNSSISNSSTSNPTQDRISTE; encoded by the exons ATGAGTTCCATGCACAGGGGTGGTGTAGGGAATAACAATAACATTGATATGGTAGCAGTGGCAATAGACAAGGACAGAGGGAGCCAACATGCGTTAAAATGGGCTGTTGATAATCTTCTTGGAAAAGGCAAAAATGTTACCCTCCTCCATGTCAAACAAAAGCCTCCCTCCACCTCAG GACCAAACCTTGATGCTGTAAAGAGTCCGGCTGACAAGGAGTTTTTTCTTCCATTCCGCTGCTTTTGCACACGTAAAGAT ATTAAAGTTAGTGAAATGCTTGTTGAGGATACGGATGTAGCAAAAGGCATTTGTGAATTTCTTAGTGCTAACTTAATTCAGAATCTGGTACTTGGTTCCCCGTCTAGGGGCCTCGTTAG TAGCAAATTCAAGGCCCCGGATGTTGCCAGCAGTGTTTCCAGAGGGGCTCCAGAGTTCTGCAATGTTTACATCATCTCCAAAGGCAAAATTTCATCTCTGCGTTCTGCCACCTCTTCACCAGGTCCAAACTCTCGTATGCATATGCAACACTCCCAAAGCAACAATAATAATCCATCTTTCAATCATTTGGATGGACGATTCATGCCATCCAGCGCAAAAG CAACTGATCAAAGGTTTCCGTTCCCTCCTCGTCATTCCTCCGAAGATCTCGAGATCAA GTCTCCTTTCACAAGAGGAAATATTTCAAATAAATCATATGGAGACCTCCCGGATTGTGATATATCATTCGTAAGCTCCGGAAGGTCAAGCACGGATCGCATGTCTGATGACTTTGGCTCTCGTCTCTCATGTGGCTCAGATACGGAAAACAGATTAAGCTTCGGCTCTGCATTTAACTCAAGTGAAGGACATAACTCTTCCAGCCTCACCTTCAACTCGCAAGAGTCTAGCTCATCTTCACATAACATG GATGACGTGGAAGCTGAAATGAGAAGGCTCAAGTTAGAGCTCAAGCAAACAATGGACATGTACAGCAGTGCCTGCAAAGAAGCACTCTCAGCAAAACAAAAG GCAATGGAACTTCATCGTTGGAAGATGGAGGAAGAGGCACGACTGGAAGAAGCAAGATTAGCTGAGGAAGCAGCATTAGCTATTGCAGAGCAAGAGAAAGCAAAGTGCAAGGCAGCTATTGAAGCCGCTGAAGCAGCTCAAAGGATCGCAAAAATGGAAGCACAGAAAAGAATCAGCGCAGAAATGAAGGCACTGAAAGAAGCTGAGGAGAAAAAGAAGTATATGAGCACGCTTGCACATAATGATACTAGGTACCGCAAATACTCGATAGAAGAAATTGAATCAGCAACTGAATTCTTTAATCAGTCCCGAAAAATTGGTGAAGGAGGTTATGGTCCAGTGTACAAGTGTTACCTAGATCACACGCCAGTTGCAGTAAAAGTTCTTCGTCCAGATGCAGCTCAAGGAAGATCGCAATTTCAGCAAGAG GTGGAAGTTCTTAGCTGCATACGACATCCCAACATGGTACTACTCCTTGGAGCCTGTCCAGAGTATGGTTGCCTAGTGTACGAGTACATGGCAAATGGGAGCTTGGAAGATCGTCTCTTTAGACAGGGAAACACTCCGGTGCTTTCCTGGCAACAAAGATTCAGGATAGCTGCAGAGATTGGTACAGGCCTCCTCTTCCTGCATCAGAGCAAACCAGAACCATTAGTGCACCGAGATCTCAAACCAGGGAACATACTTTTGGACCGCAACTATGTGAGCAAAATTAGTGATGTCGGCTTAGCAAGGCTAGTTCCACCATCAGTAGCGGACACAGTAACACAGTACAGGATGACATCTACAGCAGGAACATTCTGCTACATAGACCCTGAGTATCAGCAAACAGGTATGCTGGGTATAAAGTCAGATATATACTCGTTAGGAATAATGCTGCTTCAGATCATCACTGCAAGACCACCTATGGGTTTGACACATCATATTGAGAGGGCGCTGGAAAGGGGAACTATAGGTGAGATACTTGATCCTGAGGTGACTGACTGGCCGATTGAAGAGGCAGAGAGGTTCGCAAGGATGTCTCTGAGGTGTGCAGAACTAAGGCGGAAGGACAGACCAGATCTGGGTAATGATGTGTTGCCTGAGCTGGAGAGGTTAAGACAATTTGCAGAGGAATCCTTGCCAAATCATGACATGATATATAATATGGGCATGGGGGGTGGTCGCAGCAGCAGCAACAGTAGCATTAGCAACAGTTCAACGAGTAATCCCACCCAAGATCGTATCAGTACCGAGTAA